The proteins below are encoded in one region of Thiohalorhabdus sp. Cl-TMA:
- the recQ gene encoding DNA helicase RecQ produces MADPARHVLQSIFGFGEFRPLQGEVIDHLMEGGDALVILPTGGGKSLCYQVPAIARKGVGIVVSPLIALMGDQVAALRQAGVNAAYLNSTLDPAEAQAVESALVAGELDLLYIAPERLNAPRTLALLERAPLALFAIDEAHCVSQWGHDFRPDYIQLSVLKERFPAVPMAALTATADEPTRREIAERLGLDRGQWFIGGFDRPNIRYRIDQADGRPRERLLRFIQEEHPEESGIVYCLSRKRVEEVAAWLAERGPTALPYHAGLSAEERALNQRRFVNEEGVVIVATIAFGMGIDKPDVRFVAHLNLPKSIEAYYQETGRAGRDGLPADAWMLYGLQDVITLRQMVDTSEAAEARKRVERQKLEAMLGLCELTTCRRQALLRYFGDELPEPCGNCDTCLSPPETWDATVAAQKALSCVHRTGQRFGVGYLTDVLLGKEGERLRRFGHHRVSTFGIGNELNATQWKGLYRQLLARGLLAVDPEGNGGLRLTEASRPVLRGETTLHLRREARAARAASGKRKGIRFDAPEDHALWEALRDCRRAVAEERGIAPFMVFHDATLQEMVRMRPTSVGHFAELPGVGEHKLDEFAQDFLAVLRAHAG; encoded by the coding sequence ATGGCCGACCCCGCCCGCCACGTCCTGCAGTCAATCTTCGGCTTCGGAGAATTCCGTCCTCTCCAGGGGGAGGTCATCGACCACCTCATGGAGGGCGGCGACGCCCTGGTGATCCTGCCCACCGGCGGCGGAAAGTCCTTGTGCTATCAGGTTCCCGCCATTGCCCGGAAGGGTGTGGGCATCGTGGTCTCCCCGCTGATCGCTCTCATGGGCGACCAGGTCGCCGCCCTGCGCCAGGCCGGGGTGAACGCCGCCTACCTGAACTCCACCCTGGATCCAGCGGAGGCCCAGGCGGTGGAAAGCGCCCTGGTCGCCGGTGAGCTGGACCTGCTCTACATCGCCCCGGAGCGACTTAACGCACCCCGCACGCTGGCTCTGCTGGAGCGGGCACCACTGGCCTTGTTCGCCATCGACGAGGCCCATTGCGTCTCCCAGTGGGGCCACGACTTTCGTCCGGATTACATCCAGCTCTCGGTCCTCAAGGAGCGCTTCCCTGCCGTTCCCATGGCGGCCCTTACCGCCACCGCCGACGAGCCCACCCGCCGGGAGATCGCCGAACGGCTCGGCCTGGATCGGGGGCAATGGTTCATCGGTGGCTTCGACCGGCCCAATATCCGCTACCGCATTGACCAGGCCGACGGACGCCCCCGGGAACGGCTCCTCCGCTTCATCCAGGAGGAGCATCCCGAGGAATCGGGCATCGTCTACTGCCTGAGCCGCAAACGGGTGGAGGAGGTGGCCGCCTGGCTGGCCGAGCGCGGCCCCACCGCCCTGCCCTATCACGCCGGCCTGTCGGCGGAGGAGCGCGCGCTGAATCAGCGCCGCTTCGTCAATGAGGAAGGGGTGGTTATCGTCGCCACCATCGCCTTCGGCATGGGGATTGACAAACCGGATGTCCGCTTCGTGGCCCACCTGAACCTCCCCAAGAGCATCGAGGCCTATTACCAGGAGACCGGGCGCGCCGGGCGCGACGGCCTGCCGGCGGATGCCTGGATGCTCTACGGGCTTCAGGATGTCATCACCCTGCGGCAGATGGTGGATACCTCCGAGGCGGCGGAGGCGCGCAAGCGGGTGGAGCGCCAGAAGCTGGAGGCCATGCTCGGCCTTTGCGAGCTCACCACGTGTCGTCGCCAGGCCCTGTTGCGCTACTTCGGCGACGAGCTCCCGGAGCCCTGCGGCAACTGCGATACCTGCCTGTCGCCCCCGGAGACCTGGGACGCCACGGTGGCCGCCCAGAAAGCCCTGTCGTGCGTGCATCGCACGGGTCAGCGCTTCGGCGTCGGTTACCTGACCGACGTCCTCCTCGGCAAGGAGGGGGAGCGTCTTCGCCGCTTCGGCCACCACCGGGTTTCCACCTTCGGCATCGGCAATGAGCTGAACGCCACGCAGTGGAAGGGTCTGTACCGCCAGCTTTTAGCCCGGGGGCTGCTGGCGGTGGACCCCGAGGGCAACGGCGGTCTCCGCCTCACCGAGGCCAGCCGTCCGGTGCTCCGTGGCGAGACCACCCTGCACCTGCGCCGGGAGGCACGCGCCGCCCGCGCAGCTTCCGGCAAGCGCAAGGGGATCCGGTTCGACGCTCCCGAGGACCATGCGCTGTGGGAGGCCCTGCGCGACTGCCGGCGGGCCGTTGCCGAGGAGCGCGGAATCGCGCCCTTCATGGTCTTCCACGATGCCACCCTCCAGGAAATGGTGCGGATGCGCCCCACATCGGTGGGCCACTTCGCCGAGCTGCCTGGCGTCGGCGAGCACAAGCTGGACGAATTCGCCCAGGACTTCCTGGCCGTGCTGCGTGCCCACGCCGGATAA
- a CDS encoding helicase-related protein: MQALPIDKLRDEFDGALASGHVVVEAPTGSGKSTRLPLWCAEQGPVLMVEPRRMAARSLARHVAELRGCDLGEEVGYAVRFDARHGKDTRIVFVTPGVALRWLAAHGLDRFSSVVLDEFHERRWDTDLLAAQLKGAGRHRLVVTSATVAGQRLARYLGGMRLEAEGRTHPVDIAYNGEPSLPSTKNLEQRVANAVRRMLQETAEGDILVFLPGRGEIRAAEQALSGTDMEVIPLHAGVDTAIQDRALRTADHRRVILATNVAETSLTLPGVRVVVDSGLERRTHHRGGRTVLGLQAISQAAADQRAGRAGRLGPGRCLRLWAREARLEDYTPPEVAREELDDLLLAAAASGTPVTELEFPDPLPEHALERAWQRLRVMDAIDEAGYLTDHGRRLFPLPLDPLFAHLITAMPDADTRAAMTDLAAALSTDRPLLRPMRREEERQALLEWAPEPCDATTRIRLVRGDPPRAVPANRGALAEARRMADQIRQALDLPERNPDFPLPRESLLEAALAAAPELAYVRRAKRRSALGNGQAEIQPAEESRFPEEAEAALVFDQHSIPGKGTTRTLNLGTCMAPVSLETLARRDLGVVEHDDPAWDGETVTVTARRVYAERTIASESVEAEGPALRAALADLILSGKLLEGAGDRLREEIEAWNLYVALDFGEGEPLPEPREWLVERLQSLGVEQGSDLELVEVRDLEPRGIPEWERARFDRHYPRRLNLEGIDTVVHYEARRKRVTVEKVGGARTTVPRRTELPAWQGWKVQYRDGSRLVPVS, translated from the coding sequence ATGCAAGCACTGCCCATCGACAAGCTCCGGGACGAATTCGACGGCGCCCTGGCTAGCGGCCACGTTGTGGTGGAGGCCCCCACCGGCAGCGGCAAATCCACCCGCCTCCCCCTGTGGTGCGCCGAACAGGGGCCCGTTCTGATGGTGGAGCCGCGGCGCATGGCGGCCCGCTCTCTGGCCCGGCACGTAGCCGAGCTGCGCGGCTGCGACCTGGGGGAAGAGGTTGGGTATGCCGTGCGCTTCGACGCCCGTCACGGCAAAGACACGCGAATCGTTTTCGTCACCCCGGGCGTGGCGCTTCGCTGGTTGGCGGCCCACGGGCTCGACAGATTCTCCAGCGTGGTTTTGGACGAATTCCACGAACGGCGCTGGGACACGGACCTGCTGGCGGCACAGCTCAAGGGCGCGGGACGCCATCGGCTGGTGGTCACCTCCGCCACCGTTGCCGGACAGCGGTTGGCCCGCTATCTGGGCGGCATGCGCCTGGAGGCGGAAGGGCGCACCCATCCGGTGGACATCGCCTACAACGGAGAGCCGTCCCTGCCTTCCACCAAGAACCTGGAGCAGCGTGTGGCCAATGCCGTGCGGCGCATGCTCCAGGAGACCGCCGAGGGCGACATCCTGGTGTTCCTGCCCGGACGAGGCGAGATCCGGGCGGCGGAGCAGGCCCTGTCCGGCACCGACATGGAAGTGATCCCCCTCCACGCCGGCGTGGACACGGCTATTCAGGACAGGGCCCTGCGCACCGCCGATCACAGACGGGTGATCCTGGCCACCAACGTGGCCGAGACCTCACTGACCCTGCCGGGGGTCCGCGTGGTGGTGGACTCCGGCCTGGAGCGGCGCACCCACCACCGCGGCGGCCGCACGGTGCTGGGACTGCAGGCCATCTCCCAGGCCGCCGCCGACCAGCGCGCCGGCCGCGCGGGGAGACTGGGACCGGGACGGTGTCTGCGGCTCTGGGCCCGGGAAGCCCGCCTGGAGGACTACACACCGCCCGAGGTGGCCCGCGAGGAACTGGACGACCTGCTGCTCGCCGCTGCAGCCAGCGGAACGCCCGTAACCGAGCTGGAATTCCCCGACCCCTTACCCGAACATGCCCTGGAGCGCGCCTGGCAGCGTCTGCGCGTTATGGACGCCATCGACGAGGCGGGCTATCTGACGGACCACGGTCGCCGGCTGTTTCCGCTACCCCTGGACCCGCTGTTCGCCCATCTGATCACGGCCATGCCCGATGCCGATACCCGGGCCGCCATGACCGACCTGGCCGCGGCTCTTAGCACGGATCGTCCGCTCCTGCGCCCCATGCGCAGGGAGGAAGAACGGCAGGCTCTGCTGGAATGGGCGCCCGAGCCTTGCGACGCCACCACCCGAATCCGCCTGGTGCGCGGCGATCCGCCGCGAGCCGTTCCCGCCAACCGTGGCGCCCTGGCCGAGGCCCGCCGCATGGCCGATCAGATACGCCAGGCGCTGGACCTGCCGGAGCGCAATCCCGACTTCCCCCTGCCCCGCGAGTCCCTCCTGGAGGCCGCCCTCGCCGCCGCTCCCGAGCTGGCCTATGTGCGTCGCGCCAAGCGGCGCAGCGCCTTGGGCAACGGCCAAGCCGAGATCCAGCCCGCGGAGGAGTCGCGCTTCCCGGAGGAGGCCGAAGCGGCGTTGGTCTTCGACCAGCACAGCATCCCGGGCAAGGGCACCACCCGGACCCTGAACCTGGGCACCTGCATGGCACCGGTCTCTCTGGAGACCCTGGCTAGGCGGGATCTAGGCGTCGTCGAGCACGACGACCCGGCCTGGGACGGTGAGACCGTCACCGTGACCGCCCGCCGGGTGTACGCCGAGCGCACCATCGCCTCCGAAAGCGTGGAGGCCGAAGGCCCGGCCCTGCGGGCGGCGCTTGCGGACCTGATTCTGAGCGGCAAGCTCCTGGAAGGCGCGGGGGATCGTCTCCGGGAGGAGATCGAGGCGTGGAACCTTTACGTCGCGCTGGATTTCGGGGAGGGAGAGCCGCTTCCGGAGCCCCGGGAGTGGCTGGTGGAGCGCCTCCAGAGCCTGGGGGTGGAGCAGGGGTCCGACCTGGAGTTAGTGGAGGTCAGGGATCTGGAGCCCCGGGGAATCCCAGAGTGGGAACGGGCCCGTTTCGATCGCCATTATCCGAGACGCCTGAACCTGGAAGGAATCGACACCGTGGTGCACTACGAGGCGCGGCGCAAGCGGGTAACCGTCGAGAAGGTCGGTGGAGCCCGGACCACCGTGCCCCGGCGTACGGAGCTGCCCGCGTGGCAGGGCTGGAAGGTGCAATATCGGGACGGATCGCGGCTGGTCCCGGTCTCCTAG
- a CDS encoding DEAD/DEAH box helicase — protein MSFSSLGLSAGILSAVEAQGYSEPTPIQAEAIPAVLAGKDVMATAQTGTGKTAAFTLPVLHNLGGPQGSSPRVLVLTPTRELAGQVVESIGTYGKQSKVRTTSVYGGMPIGKQIGALKRGVDVLVATPGRLMDHMERGTVDLSKVETVVLDEADRMLDMGFIQPIEKILQAVPSQRQTLLFSATFSKAIRKLAERFLNEPERIEMARPNAAAEGVTQSAYLVDGNRKRDLLTHLIDSQDWGQVLVFTRTKRGADKLAEHLERQGVRSTAIHGDKTQGARTKALSSFKRQKVQALVATDVAARGLDIDSLPHVVNYELPDNAEDYVHRIGRTGRGGAEGNAVSLVCADERRQLNAIERVVDCRITTNVEDGFEPTAKQSSGPRRNGPNKGPQGQNRGNGRGGSGGRNNGDRSRGGQDRRRA, from the coding sequence ATGTCGTTTTCTTCCCTCGGCCTTTCCGCCGGGATTCTTAGCGCCGTCGAGGCACAAGGTTACAGCGAGCCCACTCCCATCCAGGCAGAAGCCATTCCCGCCGTGCTGGCCGGCAAGGACGTGATGGCCACCGCGCAAACCGGCACTGGCAAGACTGCCGCCTTCACCCTGCCCGTGCTCCACAACCTCGGCGGCCCCCAGGGCAGCTCTCCCCGCGTCCTGGTGCTCACCCCCACCCGCGAGCTGGCGGGCCAGGTGGTGGAAAGCATCGGCACCTACGGCAAGCAGTCCAAGGTACGGACCACCTCGGTCTACGGCGGCATGCCCATCGGCAAGCAGATCGGTGCCCTGAAGCGCGGCGTGGACGTGCTCGTTGCTACTCCGGGCCGCCTCATGGACCACATGGAGCGTGGCACCGTGGACCTCTCCAAGGTGGAAACGGTGGTCCTCGATGAGGCCGACCGCATGCTGGATATGGGCTTTATCCAGCCCATCGAGAAGATCCTGCAGGCCGTACCCAGCCAGCGCCAGACCCTGCTGTTCTCGGCCACCTTCTCCAAGGCCATCCGCAAGCTGGCCGAACGCTTCCTGAACGAGCCCGAGCGCATCGAGATGGCCCGCCCCAACGCGGCGGCCGAGGGCGTCACCCAGTCCGCCTACCTGGTGGACGGAAACCGCAAGCGCGACCTGCTCACCCACCTCATCGACAGCCAGGATTGGGGTCAGGTGCTAGTCTTCACCCGCACCAAGCGCGGTGCCGACAAGCTGGCCGAGCACCTGGAACGGCAGGGTGTCCGCTCCACCGCCATTCACGGCGACAAGACCCAGGGCGCCCGCACCAAGGCGCTTTCCTCCTTCAAGCGGCAGAAGGTGCAGGCCCTGGTGGCTACCGACGTGGCCGCCCGCGGCCTGGACATCGACAGCCTGCCCCACGTGGTCAACTACGAGCTCCCCGACAACGCCGAGGACTACGTCCACCGTATCGGCCGCACCGGTCGCGGCGGCGCCGAAGGCAATGCCGTTTCCCTGGTATGCGCCGATGAGCGCCGTCAGCTCAACGCCATCGAGCGGGTGGTGGATTGCCGGATCACCACCAACGTGGAGGACGGCTTCGAGCCTACCGCCAAGCAATCTTCCGGCCCCCGCCGCAACGGGCCCAACAAGGGGCCCCAGGGGCAGAATCGCGGCAACGGTCGGGGCGGAAGCGGCGGCCGTAACAACGGCGACCGCTCCCGCGGCGGCCAAGACCGCCGCCGGGCCTAG